The following DNA comes from Streptococcus pasteurianus.
TTTGCCATCACGATTGATAACCGTATTAACAGCCCCAATCAATTGGGCAGAATCAGTCAATTCATCCATGTAAGGAATCACTTTTTGTTTGTAAGGCATTGAAATGTTCACGCCAAACATATCATAGCGTTTTACATTTTCTAACGTAATTGCCAAATCTTCTTCAGGAATATCCCAAGCGACATAAACACCATTAACACCGGTTTTATCAAAAGCATAGTTATGAATAAATGGTGAAATAGAATGTTTAATCGGTGTTGCAACAACCGCAGCTAAGCGCGTGTATCCATTAATCTGCATCAAGTACCTCCCTAATATGTTTCATATCTGCAAGAGCAACCTGTCCAGGCGCACTTGCTTGATCCAAACTAGCGAATGACCACGAAGCGCCAAAAACATCAACAGCAAAACGTGAAACGCGTCCAAGTTTTCCCATAGACATCGTTGCGTATTCTTGTTCTGGATTTAATGTTTTGAAACCACGTGTGTAATTCATCAAATCCAACACATCTTGTTTACTCTGTGGCATAACAGCAACTTTAACCACACGTGGAGCAAGGGCCGTTAGTTCAGAAAATGACTCCATCAAATTCTCAGGGGTTTCATCAAAATTATGATATGACAAAACAAGATTTGGGAAGTCTAACATTTGTTGAAAAGCTTCTTTATGAGAAAAATATTCAAAATCAACGTAATCTGGGTGGTAAATAGCATTAATATTTTTCAAAAGCTCAACATAGTCATCGTCAGATAAGTTAATGTTGCCACCTTCCTTATCCGTACGAATGGTAAAAATAATTTCTCGACCTGAAAATTTTTCAAAAATAGCTGGCGCAACAGTCATAATGTCATCCTTATCTAAGAAATCTGCTCGCCACTCAATAATATCGACTTCGTCGAATTTCGAAATATCAATCGACTGTGCCTCTTCTAAATTTTTAGGCATTATAGGTACTACTATTTTCATTTTTTAACCTTTATTGTAAATACTTTCAAATAATTACTGTTGACATCTGCTTTGTTAACCGTGAAATCACTTGGCAATTGTTGCAAACGGACATAGTCATGTTTAACAGAAGCAAAGCCTTTTTCTAACTGCTTTTTAAATTGTGCGACCGTCAAGTTAGCTGCATTAGTTGAAGCAATAATAGTGCCATTTTCTGACATAACTTCCAAAGCTTGACTAATCAAACGGTGGTAGTCTTTAGCGACAGAAAATGTTTGCTTTTTATTCCGTGCAAAACTTGGTGGGTCAATAACAATCAAATCAAAAGTCAATTGTTTACGTTTTGCGTATTTGAAATACTCAAAAACATCCATTACCACAAAATGGTGATTACTCAAATCAAGACCATTCGCTTCAAAATGCGCTTGTGACAATTCACGTGAGC
Coding sequences within:
- the aroD gene encoding type I 3-dehydroquinate dehydratase; the protein is MKIVVPIMPKNLEEAQSIDISKFDEVDIIEWRADFLDKDDIMTVAPAIFEKFSGREIIFTIRTDKEGGNINLSDDDYVELLKNINAIYHPDYVDFEYFSHKEAFQQMLDFPNLVLSYHNFDETPENLMESFSELTALAPRVVKVAVMPQSKQDVLDLMNYTRGFKTLNPEQEYATMSMGKLGRVSRFAVDVFGASWSFASLDQASAPGQVALADMKHIREVLDAD